The DNA segment CAGCGCTACCGCGACGCCCTGCCCAACCTATTGCTAACCGACTATCTGAACTTTCGCTGGTACGTGAAAGGTGATAAGCGGGACGCGCAGACTACGCTGGGCAATTGGGACGGTAAAAAGCTAAACCGGAATAAAGATGGGCTAACTAAGTTGCGTAGTGTGCTGGACGGCTTTGCGACTCAGGCCCCACTAAAAATTGGCACAGCTAGCGACCTCGCGCACCGCATGGCCCGACTTACGGCCCTAATCCGCGAAGTGACATTGAGCGTGCTACTCAAGAACGAAGCTAGCCAAACTCTTAAGGATCTACTGAATTCCTTTCGCGAAACCATGCTGCCAGGTCTGACGAACGAGGATTTTGCCGATATGTACGCCCAAACTCTGGCGTATGGCCTATTCGCTGCGCGGGTCCAGCATTCTCGTAATCCTGGCAATGACCTCTTCATCCGCCAAGACGCCGCCCGCAATATTCCCAAGACCAATCCGCTGCTCCAAAAGCTGTTCTACACCTTGACTGGCCCAGAGTTAGATGAAGAACCCTACGTTACATTCGTGGATGATCTAGCTGCCCTACTTAACCACGCCGACATTGTGCAGGTGCTAGCCGAGTTCGGAACGCAGGTGCGCGAAGAAGACCCAATTTTCTACTTTTACGAAAACTTTCTGGCTCAGTACAACCCCAGATTGCGCGAGCAGCGCGGCGTATATTACACGCCCACTCCCGTCGTGGATTACATCGTGCGCAGCGTAGACGTTCTTCTTAAACGGGATTTTGGCCTGTCAGATGGTCTAGGCGACACTGAGAGAACCATAGTCACTACTAGCGACAGCGACGGCCAGCCACAGCAGTTTAGTGCCCCACGCCTACTAATTACCGATCCGGCCACCGGCACAGGCACCTTCCTGTATCAGATTATCCGGCTGCTGCGGGGGCGCTACGCGGCGGGCGAGAACGCCGGACAGTGGCCCGCCTTCGTCCGCGAACACCTAATTCACTCCCTGTACGGCTTCGAGTTGATGATGGCCCCCTACGCCATAGCCCACTTGAAGCTGAGCATGGAGCTGGGCGGCTTGGATTTACCTGATGCCACCGCCGAGGAACAGGAGGAACGTCAGGCTTTGAGCGTCCACCTAAAAGACAAAGACCGTCTGAACGTGTACTTGACCAACACTCTGGATGACCCGCAGAACGAAATTCAGCAACTTTCCGGCCCCTTCCGCGCCATTAGCGACGAGGCGCAGGCTGCCGGTAAAATCAAGGCCGATTATCCGATCATGGTGGTGCTGGGCAATCCGCCTTATAGCGGCCACAGCGCCAACAAGAAAGAGTGGATCGACGATCTGCTCAAGGGTATTCGCCGCGACATCGAAGGCAAGGAAATGAAGGGCCGCCGTATTGAAGGTAATTATTACGAGGTGGACGGCCAACCGCTGGGCGAACGCAATCCTAAATGGTTGCAAGACGATTACGTGAAGTTCATCCGCTGGGCGCAATGGCGTGTGGAGCAGACCGGCGCGGGCATCGTCGCCTTTATTACACCACACGGCTATCTGGACAACCCCACTTTTCGCGGCATGCGCCAGAGCCTGAGCCGCACCTTCGATGACATTTATGTGCTGGATCTGCACGGCAACGCCAACAAAAAGGAAAAAGCCCCGGACGGCGGTAAAGATGAAAACGTCTTTGACATCCGCACGGGCGTTGCCATTGGCTTGTTTGTCCGCAAGCCCGGCGAATCTGGCCCGCGAAACGGCAAAATTCACCGTGCCGATTTATGGGGAGATCAGGATAGTAAATACAAGTGGCTAGCCCAACAGGACGTGATGACAGGGAATTACACAGAATTAAAGCCAAGCAAGCCGATGTATCTGTGGGCCGATCAGGACGAGACGTTGAAAGAGGAGTACGAACAGGGGTGGAGCTTGCCAGCCATTTCACCACTCAATGTCATGGGCTTTCAGAGTCACCGAGATGATTTCGCTATCGCCTTTGATCGCGAAGAAATTGAGCGTCGGATTGATGTTTTAAGGGGCGATGAATCTGACGATGTCGTTATGGATAAGTTTGGCATCTCCAACAATAGAGATTGGAAAGTAGATACAGCCCGTAAAGCCCTCAAAGCCAATAAGGCATGGAAAAAGAAGATCATTTCTGTCGCATATAGACCCTTTGATACACGTTGGAGTCTCTATGGATCGGAGACGATGGATTATCCGCGCCGTGAATTAGAAGATAACGTCGGAGGGCAAGAAAACTTGTGTCTAGGTGTGGGCCGACAAGGCTCAGCTATAGCGGAAAACGAATGGCAGCTTGTGACTGTCTCGGATTCACCAATGGATGCAAATATGTATAGGCGGGGAGGGGTAAATGTTTTCCCGCTCTATCTCTACCCGCCGCCCTCCGAAGGGCTGGGGCTACATGCTTTTGACTTTCCCGTAGACGCCAGTGGACGCACACCCAATCTGTCTAAAGCGTTCGTGGCAGCGCTGTCGAAAGGCATTGGCCTCCAATTTGCCCCGGACGGCAAAACGGGCGGCGACGCAGGTAAGTACACCCCCGAAGACGTGTTCCATTACATTTATACCGTGTTACACAGCCCCAGCTACCGCACGCGCTACGCAGACTTCCTGCGCTCGGACTTTCCGCGTATTCCCCTGCCCGATACGGCAGAGCGTTTCCGGGCGCTGGCGGCACTAGGGAAAGAACTGGCCGGGCTGCATCTATTAAAAACGGCCCCCCGACTGGGTGGCTTCCCGAAAGCTGGAGACAATGTGGTGGCGAAGGGCTACCCCAAATTCACGCCGCCGGAAGCGAACGAAAGAGTGGGCAAGGTGATGATCAGCCCGCAACAGTGGTTTACGGACGTGCCACCGGAAGTCTGGGCCTTTCGCGTGGGCGGCTATCAGGTGGCCGAAAAATGGCTGAAGGATAGACGCGGACGCGTGCTGAGCTTTGAAGATGTTCAACACTATCAGAAAACTCTAGGCGCTTTGCTAAAGACGCTTAATATTATGGTGGCTATCGATGAGGCCGCTCAAGACTTTTGGAATCCGACTTCAATTTATTCATTAAATATGCGGCTTTCAAAAGATATTAGATTAGAGCAAAAAGATATAGAAACCATGATGAAAATTGAAGATAGTGACCCTAATTCTAGTATCATAAGATTTACGGTAGATTGCTATGATCGAGTTAAACTAATAACTGGAGACGATTTATATGCGTCAAAATGGTTTTACATATCCAATCCTTCAATAGATGGGAAAACTCCGATGAAAGCCATATTAGATGGCGAGTCTTTCGCATTAACGCTCGCCTTGGATAAGCTTGAAAATGCCATAGGCTTAATAGGAACAAAATATGCATGATAGAGCTACTTTGATAGGTCTTTTGGGAGCAGTTGAATTAAAATATAGCAGTCATAACGTGCATAGGTGCGTTGCTGGAAGATTCCTGGATAGCTTAGCATCAACTAGAGGCAGCATGATTGCCGATAACAGATATAGTACTGCGAACACTTTTGAGGCATTATATACTTCATATTATGATTATTTAACAATTAAAGAAGTAACTCAAGATCGTATATACCAAGAAACACTCCCAGGAGCAGGTACAGTTGCAAATTTCGTTTTTAGTGTGCGAGCAGAATGCGATGGTATTTTAGATCTCACTGATCCTGATACACAGGCAATTTTAGGCACTAACCTACAAGAATTAACAGGAGACTGGCGACTACTAAATGAAAATAAGATTGTCGCTCCCACGCAAATGCTAGGTCAGGTAGCTCACGATTTTGGAACGATTCGAGGTATAAGATACCCGAGTAAGATTGAACCTCATAGGGCCAACTTAGTTATATTTAAAGCCCGTATGCTGTATCCATTACAGCCTATTAACCTCCCGCATGGCTTTCCTGAACAGGAGCCTCTATAGTCTGACTACCCCTTGTAAGTTGGTAGGTGGGCCAGGACATGGCAGACCGAACTACCCTGGATCGAACAGATCGGTTTCGAGCGAGCGTCGCCACGTCCTGACTACCCTTCAAAACAAGGCATAAGCTTTGTCAATGCCCGCCAGGACGTTGTCGAAGGGTGAAGTAGCAGATCCTGAAGGTGATCTAGACCCAACCGAAAGACGCTGACTTCTCCGTAGCCATGGCTCTTTTTCCTGATGGGGGAAAGAAGCGTCAGAAACTCTCAGGTTACACAGGCCCAAATGAACGAGATCGACACTGCTCATAGCAGTGTCGAGATGCGCTCAGCGCGGGTCAGGCCCGTATCCTCCAGATTGAAGCCGCGTGTTTTCAACGCACTGTGGAGATTTTCTACCTGCCATCTCAAGCTGTAGCGGGCCAAAATCTTGACTCCGCGTCCACGGTACGCCAGGAGCAAGGTTTCGCCTGCTGCGTTCTTGGTTCCCAAGACCCGGAGCTTGACCCCATAGACCACCAGCGGGCGGTGCCAGATCCTGAATTCGCTGTGCTGGAGGTTCTTGAAGCAGGCCCAGACGGGCATGCCACCTACCTTTGAGTCAGCGCGTAAGCGGATACATGGGGCGATGCCCTGCTGCTTGAGGAAGGTAAACCACGGCACAGGGTCTGGAAGGGGCACAAACCTGTTCCTGCGTTTCCAGCAGCCGATTGGCCCGGTTGAAGGCTTGCGTGTACGAGGGCAGACCGGAACGGTCTGCCCTCAGATCACTCCACCAGACCGAGGGGTACGCCTGCTTGTAGATCAAGCGTGCCAGCAGCGGAGCGATGAGCATGGCATCGGTGATTTTCTGATGACGACACTTTTTTGATCACTGAAGTGCTTTTTGGCCCAGCAGTGAAGCGTGCGAATATTGCGGCGACGGGCTAAACTGTGGTGGAGACGATATCTAGCCATATCGTCTCACTTTTTATCGTCTGGGTGCGGAGAAATCTACAACAGCTCAAGCCCTAAACGGGGTAGATAAGTGATTAGCGGTATAGAAGTTATATAATTTTGGTGTTTTCGTCATTTTAGTTAAATACGCTCCTTGAAGAGGATATCCAATCCTATCTGATTTTCGATTTCGAATCAGGACTTATAAAATTAAGCTAGCTGCTATCACTGGTTATTGAGATTTTTCGATAAGTATATCGCTCGCCATGCGCTATTAATTGGCAACATATAATATATTATGAATTCAAAGTATATTTTTTCCTGCTCTAATTGTAACTAGCCTAATGCTGTGAACATATTTTTCATATATGGTATTCGCTACAATCATCAATTTTTCTGTTCTATAACTTCCAAAAATACATGCACTTTCGAGAAACCGAGGAAAACTTATCAGTTTTCCGTCTTGCATTAGCCTGATGGCGAGATGATCAAGCTTGCGGATGTGAAAGTCTTCTAAGCTCTCCGAAAATTTCTTGATCTCTGCGCTTGTCAATGGTAATTTCCCAGTCCGAAATGCTCCATGTCGCAGATCTATATGAGAAATTATCTCATGACTGGTGATCTGCCGTATTTTTTGCCTCTCGTTGTCTAAAGAATACAAAGAGCGAACAAGCACTGGAATCTCCAATGCTGTTTTGACATCCATGGCATGCCATTTTTGCGCCAACCGCGCATAATCTGTCACATGGCGGCGTGGTGCGGGAACATGTTGATCAAACCATTCTCGGTCATGCCGCATCAGCCACTCATAATGTCGCTTATAGGGGCCAGTTGCCAATTGTGTTCGGGAAATATTGGGTTCTACAGTTATGGCGTTTAATATTTTCTGACGCCCTTGCTGTCGCCTTTCTCCCGATACGGCCTCTTTTCTTTCTGCTCTTGCAAAGATGCCTCTCATATACCGGGGAGAATCCCATCTATCACTGCCAAGCGACTTCGAGATTTTCATGAGCTTGGTTACGCTGATACCTAGAACATCGGCAATATAGCTTTTATCTCGATCTGATTCAGTAACTAGCTTGATCAGTTCTTCAATCCAAATTGCCCCATAGTCATACACAATTGTCTTTTCAATTGAATTTTTGACAAGAACTGCGTATGTATATCCACAGCTTTCGCATTTGAATAAATATGATTTATTTCGATAAGAGAGAGTTATCTCTCTTATCTTTCCCAAGCATCTAAAATTCTTTAAAGAGTTTTTGCAGCCCCATGGCCCTTTACCAAATGGATGGATAACTCTGGAGATGGAAGGCGGCTGACTAAAGAACTCATCAAGCGGAATCTTAAGGAATAGAATCATGAGGATATGTTGCAAAGTGTGTGAGCGTTTCGCGTGTGGTGAGATTAATCCTGCTATCCTTTTCCAAGGATCTTCCATATCCTTAAACCCCAATAAGAGTAAAAGTGATTTAGAATAATACTTCATAAGCATTTCTTTAAGACCAGATCTATCTGCCATCCCTCCTGGCGACATCAATCCCAGGACAGTAATCTTCTCACGGTATTTCAGAGTTCCCCAAGTTTGGTGTGGCATATTGCATTGTGATTGAATGAGTAGAAGTGATATAGTGGAAATATCTCTTAGTATATCATGATCTATTTGTCCCAATTGATCAATTTGCGCTGTAACATGTTTTGTTGGAGGGAGTTCCGAAACTGTTAAAATTTGTGAGCTTGATACTTTGCTTGATGTGGAGACAGATGTTTGAAGAAGAGCGGTGTCGAGGTGATATGGACATATCAGTACACCAGGAGCTTGATGCACGGTATGCCAGTATGGCTCACCATACCTTTCGGTGTCAGCTTTGACGCACTCTGGACATATATGGAGCCAGCTCTGCTCTCGAATCCCACTCATGGTTAAGCCCATGAATCCAGGCAAACCGCTACCGGACCCTTTCATTCTTTCCATAATTTCAGATTGACGGTCCGGCACTGTGAATGCTGTATAGTATCTGAATAGTGTATTTTGTGATATTAGATCTTCTACAGAATAGTCTTGCCAACTTGGTAGATTCTCGACTAATGTAGACAGATGGGCTGGTAGGCGAAAGCCAACTTTATTAATTTTTCCACTGAATACATGACGTATTGTCTGAGTATAGGTAATCTGAAGATTAGAGCTATATCGAGCTAGAACACTATACAGAAGCTCATCTGGATAAGCGTCAGGAATTAAATTTGGCATACTTCAGTCCTCCGAATTTTCTGTATTGACGACATCTAGAAGATTTTGAACATAACCATGCCGTTTTAGACTATTGTGAACGCTGGTGGGCGCGTCTTTTGCGATCTGTGGCAGCTCCAAGCCGCCAAGATTCGCTCTACGCTTCCTCTTGGGTCCAACTGTTACTTGTTTGGCTATCTGCTGCGCTGCTGCCGGTGCAGCAACTGCAATCAAATCTTGAGCTGTCGCGTGTTCACCCAGACTGCTCATCGCCACTCTGACCGCCTCAAAGGCAATGGCTTCTGTAACTCCCTGATTCCGAAGTCGAGCGACTGCTTCGATTGATGGCGTCATTGTCGTGTGAACTGTGACTAGGCTTTGTAGCTCGGTCATTAATCGTGTAGCTTTTCGCGCATCTTCGATGATTTGATCTGCAATGTCACCTGTAATGAAGAGGTCTTGGATCATCGCGAGTGGTGCTTTTCCTGTCGAACCTTGTCGCAAAACCTTTAACGCACCATGTGCGAGTCTTAGGCTATCTTGTAGGACTGAGTAAAATAGGTCAGCCGACATTTCTACTGGTTCGTCTCGAACAATCGCACGAGCTTGTGCCAGCATATAAATTTTGCAGGCCATGTCAGCGATACCCTGTGACGTGTTGAATAAAGCCATACTCAATTCTTCAGTCAATGGTGTCGGTATTGTAGTGTATTGATATCTCCAAAGCTCTTCAATAAATATTTGCCAAGCCTCATCATACTTGAGTACTTCCCAAATAAAGTCGCCTTGGCCGGTTCCACGTCTCGCGATTCGGAAATCACGAGTTAAAAGCTCTTTCGCGGCGAGAGTGCCAATGAGAATAACTGGAACGCCAATAGTGTTCATCAACTCCACAAAAAAGCTCAAGAGTCTAGCCTCACCTCCAGAGGAGGCTTGTTTGAGGTTTTGAATCTCGTCAATAACCCATACACCTAGGTGGATCTCGGCCATGACCACTTTAAGATTTTGAAGCAGAATATCAGCAGTTGTTGTGGTGCTGACATATAGCTTCTCATAACCAGTTTCAAGCACAGCATCAATTGCACGGAAAGCCGCGACACACATGGCTCTTACACTTCCATCGTTAGGGCAATCGAGTTTGAGCCACACCATCTGTGCAGCGGTGAAACGCTTATCAGCATATTTTCGGTGCAAGATAACCTGAGGATAGAGAAGTAATGTTCGTTCGATTGCTGTTGACTTACCCGTGCCTGGGGTTCCAAGAATATAGAAGCTACTTTGGCTTGCGGCAGGGGCGGGTAAGTCTTCGTCCAGAAATGTTTTTCCAGATAGAGCTTCCCTAATTCCACGCCTCTGGGTAGAATCGATTGGATTACGCCCAACATAGCCCCAGCGTAATGCACTGTTCACAGCGTTCATGAGGTAAACGTAATTGGGAAGAGGTTGTATGAAGCGTCGTGTATTATAAATCTTCTCGAGACGGTCATAGGCTGGAAGCTCTCTCTCTTCGTCGCTGTAAGCAGGTGCATGGCGTTGCTTATCGAGAGCCAGCCCGATGTTCCGGCGATCCGGGATCGCTTCAATCAGCGGATGCCCCTGGTATTCGGAAACGGACTGAGCGGTATATGTAGCGTGGATAATTGCTCCTCTGAGAAGAGGGCGCATTCTTGGCAGTGTGGCCGTCATTTAGTTCTCCTTGGTGTCGAGCGCAAGAGATCCATGAATGTAGGTGGGGCGATGTAACCTGCCGACCTCTGCGGGTGACTAGTGGCGTGCGGTGGTTCGTCCGATGGCACAAGGATGGTCGACAGCGCATCCTCTTCACGGCGGAGCGCTTTCTCTGAGGCTTGGAGGGCGGCATCAACCGTGGCTCTGGCCGCTTTGGAACGCCCTGCCCGGTGGACCTGGAGGCGGCCTTCTACCCTTGCTGCCTGGTGCTGGAGGTCAGCGTTGTAGTTTGCCGTACCCTGCCGAATGTGTTGCTCACCTTCTTGTTTCAGTGCCTTCTGATTAACCGTCCATTCGTCATAGTCCACAAAAGACCGGGCTTGAAACGCACTGTGGTGATCTTTAAGGGTGCAGATCTCATGTGTCTGCTCACCGGGAATACGCAGATATAGTTGATCCATCCGCCAAGGGTCATACGACACCTCTACGTATCTTGGGCCGGTGCGGCTACCTTTGTATTCCCGCTCTCGTTCCCGCCCCCACCATTGTTCGTCGTCTCCTCGCTGGGACCAGTACATATTGTTTTTGTACGACAGCCCAGAGGACGTCACTCTCGCCTTGCCCACCGGCAATAGGCTGAGCGCCAGTTCAGTGGCATCAACGACGCGGCGGTGCTGGGGCCGGTGTGTGAGACCCCAGGCCCAGATTTCGTCGGGGAACGGCTGTACGCCGTCACGCAGCATGTCTTCGTCCAGAAAATCAAGAGAGAGTCTGCGGAATTTATTCATGTGCTGCATCGTCCGC comes from the Deinococcus sp. AJ005 genome and includes:
- a CDS encoding type ISP restriction/modification enzyme, producing the protein MPPSSQPSDANAKAAITTYLDRIEKDLKAGHATEHTHRAALSALLDALIPGTTATNEPKRGKFGAPDYLITRGEGAIAFTLGYAEAKDVGVSLDDIEKTEQLQRYRDALPNLLLTDYLNFRWYVKGDKRDAQTTLGNWDGKKLNRNKDGLTKLRSVLDGFATQAPLKIGTASDLAHRMARLTALIREVTLSVLLKNEASQTLKDLLNSFRETMLPGLTNEDFADMYAQTLAYGLFAARVQHSRNPGNDLFIRQDAARNIPKTNPLLQKLFYTLTGPELDEEPYVTFVDDLAALLNHADIVQVLAEFGTQVREEDPIFYFYENFLAQYNPRLREQRGVYYTPTPVVDYIVRSVDVLLKRDFGLSDGLGDTERTIVTTSDSDGQPQQFSAPRLLITDPATGTGTFLYQIIRLLRGRYAAGENAGQWPAFVREHLIHSLYGFELMMAPYAIAHLKLSMELGGLDLPDATAEEQEERQALSVHLKDKDRLNVYLTNTLDDPQNEIQQLSGPFRAISDEAQAAGKIKADYPIMVVLGNPPYSGHSANKKEWIDDLLKGIRRDIEGKEMKGRRIEGNYYEVDGQPLGERNPKWLQDDYVKFIRWAQWRVEQTGAGIVAFITPHGYLDNPTFRGMRQSLSRTFDDIYVLDLHGNANKKEKAPDGGKDENVFDIRTGVAIGLFVRKPGESGPRNGKIHRADLWGDQDSKYKWLAQQDVMTGNYTELKPSKPMYLWADQDETLKEEYEQGWSLPAISPLNVMGFQSHRDDFAIAFDREEIERRIDVLRGDESDDVVMDKFGISNNRDWKVDTARKALKANKAWKKKIISVAYRPFDTRWSLYGSETMDYPRRELEDNVGGQENLCLGVGRQGSAIAENEWQLVTVSDSPMDANMYRRGGVNVFPLYLYPPPSEGLGLHAFDFPVDASGRTPNLSKAFVAALSKGIGLQFAPDGKTGGDAGKYTPEDVFHYIYTVLHSPSYRTRYADFLRSDFPRIPLPDTAERFRALAALGKELAGLHLLKTAPRLGGFPKAGDNVVAKGYPKFTPPEANERVGKVMISPQQWFTDVPPEVWAFRVGGYQVAEKWLKDRRGRVLSFEDVQHYQKTLGALLKTLNIMVAIDEAAQDFWNPTSIYSLNMRLSKDIRLEQKDIETMMKIEDSDPNSSIIRFTVDCYDRVKLITGDDLYASKWFYISNPSIDGKTPMKAILDGESFALTLALDKLENAIGLIGTKYA
- a CDS encoding TnsD family Tn7-like transposition protein, with the translated sequence MPNLIPDAYPDELLYSVLARYSSNLQITYTQTIRHVFSGKINKVGFRLPAHLSTLVENLPSWQDYSVEDLISQNTLFRYYTAFTVPDRQSEIMERMKGSGSGLPGFMGLTMSGIREQSWLHICPECVKADTERYGEPYWHTVHQAPGVLICPYHLDTALLQTSVSTSSKVSSSQILTVSELPPTKHVTAQIDQLGQIDHDILRDISTISLLLIQSQCNMPHQTWGTLKYREKITVLGLMSPGGMADRSGLKEMLMKYYSKSLLLLLGFKDMEDPWKRIAGLISPHAKRSHTLQHILMILFLKIPLDEFFSQPPSISRVIHPFGKGPWGCKNSLKNFRCLGKIREITLSYRNKSYLFKCESCGYTYAVLVKNSIEKTIVYDYGAIWIEELIKLVTESDRDKSYIADVLGISVTKLMKISKSLGSDRWDSPRYMRGIFARAERKEAVSGERRQQGRQKILNAITVEPNISRTQLATGPYKRHYEWLMRHDREWFDQHVPAPRRHVTDYARLAQKWHAMDVKTALEIPVLVRSLYSLDNERQKIRQITSHEIISHIDLRHGAFRTGKLPLTSAEIKKFSESLEDFHIRKLDHLAIRLMQDGKLISFPRFLESACIFGSYRTEKLMIVANTIYEKYVHSIRLVTIRAGKNIL
- a CDS encoding ATP-binding protein produces the protein MTATLPRMRPLLRGAIIHATYTAQSVSEYQGHPLIEAIPDRRNIGLALDKQRHAPAYSDEERELPAYDRLEKIYNTRRFIQPLPNYVYLMNAVNSALRWGYVGRNPIDSTQRRGIREALSGKTFLDEDLPAPAASQSSFYILGTPGTGKSTAIERTLLLYPQVILHRKYADKRFTAAQMVWLKLDCPNDGSVRAMCVAAFRAIDAVLETGYEKLYVSTTTTADILLQNLKVVMAEIHLGVWVIDEIQNLKQASSGGEARLLSFFVELMNTIGVPVILIGTLAAKELLTRDFRIARRGTGQGDFIWEVLKYDEAWQIFIEELWRYQYTTIPTPLTEELSMALFNTSQGIADMACKIYMLAQARAIVRDEPVEMSADLFYSVLQDSLRLAHGALKVLRQGSTGKAPLAMIQDLFITGDIADQIIEDARKATRLMTELQSLVTVHTTMTPSIEAVARLRNQGVTEAIAFEAVRVAMSSLGEHATAQDLIAVAAPAAAQQIAKQVTVGPKRKRRANLGGLELPQIAKDAPTSVHNSLKRHGYVQNLLDVVNTENSED
- a CDS encoding RES family NAD+ phosphorylase; its protein translation is MIADNRYSTANTFEALYTSYYDYLTIKEVTQDRIYQETLPGAGTVANFVFSVRAECDGILDLTDPDTQAILGTNLQELTGDWRLLNENKIVAPTQMLGQVAHDFGTIRGIRYPSKIEPHRANLVIFKARMLYPLQPINLPHGFPEQEPL